In Trichocoleus desertorum NBK24, the following are encoded in one genomic region:
- a CDS encoding MoaD/ThiS family protein — protein sequence MSDPSIISVTIKLFAAYQEAYELPEITLEMPIGATVAEVRDRLIQEHPELEQWRDLTRFGVNLQFVEPNTPLQAGDEVVLIPPVSGG from the coding sequence ATGTCTGACCCTTCTATTATTAGTGTGACCATTAAGCTGTTTGCTGCTTATCAAGAAGCTTACGAACTGCCAGAAATTACTTTAGAGATGCCAATCGGGGCGACTGTAGCTGAAGTGCGCGATCGCCTGATCCAAGAGCATCCAGAACTAGAGCAGTGGCGCGACTTAACTCGCTTTGGTGTGAATTTGCAGTTTGTCGAACCCAATACACCACTACAAGCAGGGGATGAGGTGGTGCTAATTCCGCCTGTTAGTGGTGGATGA